A genome region from Gadus chalcogrammus isolate NIFS_2021 chromosome 7, NIFS_Gcha_1.0, whole genome shotgun sequence includes the following:
- the oatx gene encoding solute carrier family 22 member 6 gives MGFVDLLDQIGGFGRFQWLHVTLISLPGLLMASQNLLNNFVAGMPAHHCTPSANHSIPYQYNHSATMVTERQLLRVFIPLDASGTSLDKCRRYVTPQWHQLLMNSTAPPADLTSAVETEACLDGWTFDQSEFDSTIVTEWDLVCSLRPLKQMSQTIYMGGVLAGAIIFGGLSDRFGRKVILSWSYLQLAILGSCTALSPSYAIFCTLRFLSGMSVSGIILNSVSLKVEWIPTSSRTLVGTLSSFFFTFGQMILAGLGFWLRDWRKLQVAVCLPYFLFSFYSWWLTESARWLVLNRRSEEALKSIQQVARINGKKDVNITLEVLHSHMNKEIVASKSSYSAYDLLRTGGMRRISICLVAVWFSTSFAYYGLAMDLQKFGVNVYLMQIIFGAVDIPAKLLALLMLTYLGRRVTQATCLFLSALVIFINIFVPTDMQTLRTTLACLGKGFTSSSFTCVYLYTGELYPTVVRQTGMGFVSTMARIGSMAAPAVLILDEVIPALPSIVYGGAAVIAGVFACFLPETRDIPLPDTIEDVEDRWPGNLQPKEKQDQAEEMPMKVGVVSEGGVVSKEEIALKEMREGESAGLNAL, from the exons TAGGAGGATTCGGCCGGTTTCAGTGGCTTCATGTCACCCTCATTAGCCTACCTGGGCTGCTGATGGCCAGCCAGAATCTACTGAATAACTTTGTCGCAGGGATGCCTGCCCACCACTGCActccatcagccaatcacagcattCCCTACCAATACAACCATTCTGCTACCATG GTGACTGAGCGGCAGCTTCTAAGGGTCTTCATCCCGCTGGACGCCTCCGGAACGTCGCTGGACAAATGTAGGAG GTATGTGACACCCCAGTGGCACCAGCTGCTGATGAactcaacagcgccccctgctgaccTCACCTCGGCGGTAGAGACGGAGGCCTGCCTGGACGGATGGACCTTCGACCAATCAGAGTTCGACTCCACCATAGTCACAGAG TGGGACTTGGTATGTTCCTTAAGACCTCTGAAGCAGATGAGCCAGACCATCTACATGGGGGGGGTCCTGGCTGGGGCCATCATCTTTGGAGGACTCTCCGACAg gtttggtAGGAAGGTGATCCTCAGCTGGTCCTACCTCCAGCTGGCGATCCTGGGCAGCTGCACGGCCCTGTCTCCCAGCTACGCCATCTTCTGCACCCTGCGCTTCCTCAGTGGGATGTCTGTGTCCGGCATCATCCTCAACTCCGTCTCACTCA AGGTGGAGTGGATACCTACCAGTTCGAGGACCTTGGTTGGTACTCTGTCATCTTTCTTCTTCACCTTCGGTCAGATGATCTTGGCGGGCCTTGGCTTTTGGCTGAGGGATTGGAGGAAGCTACAGGTGGCTGTGTGTCTTCCCTACTTCCTGTTCTCCTTCTACAGCTG GTGGCTTACGGAGTCAGCCCGCTGGTTGGTTCTGAACCGGCGGTCTGAGGAGGCTCTGAAGAGCATCCAGCAAGTCGCCCGCATCAACGGGAAGAAGGACGTCAACATCACCCTGGAg gttctcCACTCCCACATGAACAAGGAGATCGTCGCCAGTAAGAGCAGCTACAGCGCCTACGACCTCCTACGGACTGGAGGCATGAGGCGCATCTCAATTTGTCTGGTGGCTGTCTG GTTTTCCACCAGTTTTGCATATTATGGTCTGGCCATGGACCTCCAGAAGTTTGGA GTGAACGTGTACCTGATGCAGATCATATTTGGGGCTGTTGATATTCCGGCCAAGCTGCTGGCCCTCCTCATGCTGACGTACCTGGGCCGGCGTGTCACCCAGGCAacctgcctcttcctctccgcCCTCGTCATCTTCATTAACATCTTCGTCCCCACAg ACATGCAGACGCTGAGAACCACTCTGGCCTGTCTGGGGAAAGGTTTCACCTCATCCTCCTTCACCTGCGTCTACCTGTACACTGGAGAACTGTACCCCACGGTCGTCAG GCAGACTGGGATGGGCTTCGTCTCCACTATGGCTCGTATTGGTAGCATGGCCGCTCCTGCTGTTCTGATACTGGACGAG gtgatcCCCGCCCTCCCTAGCATCGTGTACGGAGGGGCCGCCGTGATCGCAGGAGTGTTCGCCTGCTTCCTGCCGGAGACGCGGGACATCCCGCTGCCCGACACCATCGAAGACGTGGAGGACAGATG gcctGGAAATCTGCAGCCCAAAGAGAAGCAGGACCAGGCAGAAGAAATGCCCATGAAGGTGGGCGTGGTCTCTGAAGGGGGCGTGGTCTCCAAAGAGGAAATAGCTTTGaaagagatgagggagggggaaagCGCAGGGTTAAACGCCCTTTGA